The proteins below are encoded in one region of Aequorivita iocasae:
- the hisIE gene encoding bifunctional phosphoribosyl-AMP cyclohydrolase/phosphoribosyl-ATP diphosphatase HisIE produces MNIDFKKDRDGLVPAIIQDDLTSKVLMLGYMNEEAFLKTNQSKKVTFFSRSKQRLWTKGEESGNFLKLVSIALDCDNDALLIKVNPTGPVCHKGTDTCWEEDNVSSFGFLSDLENIIQNRKRNSENEDSYIASLFRKGINKIAQKVGEEAVEVVIEAKDNNDNLFLNESADLLFHYMILLQAKGFTLSDVEKTLRQRHKME; encoded by the coding sequence ATGAATATAGATTTTAAAAAAGACAGGGACGGCCTTGTGCCCGCAATCATTCAGGATGATTTAACAAGTAAAGTGCTGATGCTTGGGTATATGAACGAGGAGGCTTTTTTGAAAACCAATCAATCAAAAAAGGTTACTTTCTTTAGTAGAAGCAAGCAAAGACTTTGGACAAAAGGAGAGGAAAGCGGTAATTTCCTGAAACTTGTCTCCATTGCTTTGGATTGCGACAATGACGCGCTCTTAATAAAAGTAAATCCTACGGGGCCTGTTTGCCACAAAGGAACTGACACTTGCTGGGAGGAAGATAATGTTTCTAGTTTTGGCTTTCTTTCAGATCTGGAAAACATCATTCAAAACAGAAAAAGGAATTCTGAAAATGAAGATTCCTACATAGCATCCCTTTTTCGAAAGGGCATCAATAAAATTGCGCAAAAAGTAGGCGAGGAGGCCGTGGAAGTGGTGATTGAAGCAAAGGACAATAATGACAATTTGTTTCTCAATGAAAGTGCCGACCTGCTCTTTCACTATATGATTTTGCTTCAGGCAAAGGGTTTTACCTTAAGCGATGTGGAGAAAACACTTCGGCAACGCCATAAAATGGAATAA
- the corA gene encoding magnesium/cobalt transporter CorA codes for MAARRRKKTQTTKIQPKRARNLSPGTVTYTGKKTTTVTKLDIIDYSKEHYDRFETNNIQEAFTYEDSANITWINVNGLSNTDDIVTLGNHFELHPLIQEDIVTTNQRPKIDEYEEYLFIVFKMLHYDDAEQLINEHISMVIGKDYVITFQEAEGDVFGDLRDRLAHGRGRIRGLGSDYLMFAIMDAVVDNYFTVIEFLSNKVEILEDKLFDDKEDENITEEIQELKKEILRIRKAVVPLREVVNRLEKIENSLINERTNKYIRDLYDHIIQVNESVEIYRDMIWGLMDMYMTTISNKMNEVMKVLTIMASIFIPLTFMAGIYGMNFEHMPELHYRYGYYYLWGAMILVFFGLLWYFKRKKWL; via the coding sequence ATGGCCGCACGAAGAAGAAAAAAAACACAAACCACAAAAATACAGCCCAAAAGGGCAAGAAACCTTTCCCCGGGAACGGTAACCTATACCGGTAAAAAAACTACTACGGTTACGAAACTGGACATTATAGATTATTCCAAGGAGCATTATGACCGTTTTGAGACCAACAATATACAAGAGGCTTTTACGTATGAGGATTCTGCCAATATTACGTGGATTAACGTAAACGGTCTTAGCAATACCGATGACATTGTTACTTTAGGCAACCATTTTGAATTGCACCCACTAATACAGGAAGATATAGTTACCACTAACCAACGCCCAAAAATTGACGAGTACGAAGAGTATTTATTTATTGTTTTCAAAATGTTGCACTATGATGATGCGGAACAGCTTATAAACGAGCATATAAGTATGGTTATTGGAAAGGATTACGTCATTACTTTCCAAGAGGCCGAGGGCGATGTTTTTGGAGACCTGCGTGATCGCCTTGCGCATGGTAGGGGAAGAATAAGAGGCTTGGGTTCAGACTATCTTATGTTTGCCATTATGGATGCGGTGGTAGATAATTATTTCACCGTTATTGAATTTTTAAGCAATAAAGTGGAAATACTTGAGGATAAACTTTTTGATGACAAGGAAGATGAAAATATAACCGAGGAAATCCAAGAGCTTAAAAAAGAAATACTAAGAATCAGAAAGGCAGTAGTGCCGCTTCGAGAGGTAGTAAATAGACTGGAAAAAATAGAAAACTCGCTTATTAATGAACGCACCAACAAATACATTCGCGATCTCTATGACCACATTATTCAAGTAAACGAAAGTGTTGAAATATATAGGGATATGATCTGGGGCTTAATGGATATGTACATGACCACCATTAGCAACAAAATGAACGAGGTGATGAAGGTGCTTACCATTATGGCTTCCATTTTTATCCCCCTCACTTTTATGGCAGGTATTTACGGGATGAATTTTGAACATATGCCCGAACTGCACTATAGATACGGCTATTACTACCTTTGGGGGGCCATGATTTTGGTGTTTTTTGGATTGCTTTGGTATTTTAAAAGAAAGAAATGGTTGTAA
- a CDS encoding arylesterase, which yields MPNFKITQTLLNTIGSKSKYLLKFCYFLLVFILLSCGNDTKSKSAIEANENTPNETETSENTSSKTILFFGDSITAGYGLDDTNDAFPGIIQSKIDSLGLNYEVINSGVSGETSAGGKSRINWILNQNIDIFVLELGANDGLRGVPISETKANLQAIIDAVKTKSPETKIVLAGMQLPPNMGQDYTTQFRAIFADLAAENNIAFIPFILKDVGGVKKLNQNDGIHPTAEGHKIVAETVWEVLEHVLDSEKR from the coding sequence ATGCCGAATTTCAAAATTACGCAAACCCTTTTAAATACAATAGGTTCCAAGTCGAAGTACCTCTTAAAGTTTTGTTATTTCTTACTTGTTTTTATACTGTTATCCTGTGGAAATGACACAAAATCAAAATCTGCAATAGAAGCGAACGAAAATACCCCTAACGAAACTGAAACTTCGGAAAATACCTCTAGCAAGACCATTTTATTTTTTGGGGATAGTATAACTGCTGGCTATGGTCTGGATGATACCAATGATGCTTTTCCAGGAATTATCCAATCTAAAATTGACTCCTTGGGTTTGAATTATGAAGTAATAAACTCTGGGGTTAGCGGGGAAACTTCCGCCGGCGGCAAAAGCAGAATCAACTGGATCCTCAATCAGAACATAGATATATTTGTTTTGGAACTCGGTGCAAATGACGGGCTGCGAGGCGTGCCTATTTCTGAAACCAAAGCTAATCTACAAGCAATAATAGACGCCGTTAAAACGAAAAGCCCCGAGACAAAGATTGTGTTGGCAGGAATGCAGTTGCCCCCCAATATGGGGCAGGATTATACCACGCAGTTTCGCGCCATCTTTGCTGATCTGGCTGCAGAAAATAATATTGCCTTCATTCCTTTTATTTTAAAGGACGTTGGCGGAGTTAAAAAGCTAAACCAAAATGATGGAATTCATCCTACGGCAGAGGGTCATAAGATAGTCGCTGAAACTGTTTGGGAGGTTCTGGAGCATGTTCTAGATTCTGAGAAAAGGTAA
- a CDS encoding ABC transporter ATP-binding protein — MTKILKINGLEKTYKSGSKQLTVLHDVSFEVEKGQIFSIVGPSGSGKTTLLGLSAGLDTPSAGSVELCGHNLSSLNEDERAQLRNEEVGFIFQDFQLLPTLTALENVSVPLELQGTHKAVSRAKELLEKVGLGDRTHHYPSQLSGGEQQRVAVARAFSNKPSILFADEPTGNLDQETGEKVIQLLFDLNKEAGTTLVIITHDLDLAARTQQILRLKGGRILTNKTTVTI; from the coding sequence ATGACAAAGATATTAAAGATTAACGGGCTGGAGAAAACTTATAAAAGCGGTTCGAAGCAATTAACGGTTCTTCATGATGTTTCCTTTGAAGTGGAAAAAGGCCAAATATTTTCCATCGTAGGCCCTTCGGGTAGTGGCAAGACTACTTTGCTGGGCCTATCCGCAGGCTTAGACACCCCGAGCGCAGGTAGTGTGGAATTATGCGGACATAATTTAAGTAGCCTCAATGAAGATGAACGCGCACAACTGCGCAATGAGGAAGTGGGGTTTATTTTTCAGGATTTTCAGCTCCTGCCAACCCTAACGGCCCTTGAAAACGTTAGCGTGCCTTTAGAACTGCAAGGGACTCATAAGGCTGTTAGCAGAGCAAAGGAACTTTTAGAAAAAGTAGGCTTGGGAGACCGCACACATCATTATCCGTCACAACTATCCGGTGGCGAGCAACAGCGGGTAGCAGTGGCAAGGGCATTTTCAAACAAACCTTCAATTTTATTTGCAGACGAACCTACCGGCAATCTGGACCAAGAAACTGGTGAGAAAGTAATACAGCTACTCTTTGACCTCAATAAAGAAGCCGGAACTACGCTCGTGATTATTACCCACGACTTAGATTTAGCTGCAAGGACCCAACAAATTTTAAGATTGAAGGGCGGCAGAATTTTAACTAATAAAACAACTGTTACAATTTGA